A region from the Pelecanus crispus isolate bPelCri1 chromosome 11, bPelCri1.pri, whole genome shotgun sequence genome encodes:
- the CABP1 gene encoding calcium-binding protein 1 isoform X3, which yields MGNCVKSPLRNLSKKIRHEEKTCYKAVQTSEEGPSACEYQGPLMVLAQNCAVMHNLLGPACIFLRKGFAENRQPDRELRPEEIEELREAFKEFDKDKDGFINCRDLGNCMRTMGYMPTEMELIELSQQINMNLGGHVDFEDFVELMGPKLLAETADMIGVKELRDAFREFDTNGDGEISTSELREAMKKLLGQQVGHRDIEEIIRDVDLNGDGRVDFEEFVRMMSR from the exons ATCCGCCATGAGGAGAAGACGTGCTATAAAGCTGTCCAGACGAGCGAAGAGGGGCCGTCGGCTTGCGAGTACCAGGGTCCGCTCATGGTGCTGGCCCAGAACTGCGCCGTCATGCACAACCTGCTGGGGCCAGCATGCATCTTCCTGAGGAAGGGCTTCGCAGAAAACAGGCAGCCT GACAGAGAACTGCGTCCAGAAGAAATTGAAG AATTAAGAGAAGCCTTTAAGGAGTTTGATAAAGACAAGGATGGGTTTATTAACTGCAGAGACCTGGGGAACTGCATGCGAACCATGGGCTACATGCCTACTGAGATGGAGCTAATAGAGCTCTCCCAGCAGATCAACATGAACT TGGGTGGCCATGTGGATTTTGAAGATTTTGTTGAGCTGATGGGACCAAAGCTGCTAGCAGAAACTGCAGACATGATTGGTGTAAAAGAGCTCCGCGATGCCTTCAGAGAG TTTGACACCAATGGTGATGGGGAGATCAGCACCAGTGAGCTGCGAGAAGCCATGAAGAAGCTTCTAGGGCAGCAGGTGGGCCATCGGGACATTGAAGAGATCATCCGGGACGTAGATCTGAATGGAGATGGGCGTGTTGATTTTGAAG AGTTTGTTCGCATGATGTCCCGTTGA
- the CABP1 gene encoding calcium-binding protein 1 isoform X2: protein MLRALQTQMPWYGKLKPVLKPPLLTCVSHVGCNMIFSEQGGWSCDDCTGGRPGSYPAALTRQQLPRDRELRPEEIEELREAFKEFDKDKDGFINCRDLGNCMRTMGYMPTEMELIELSQQINMNLGGHVDFEDFVELMGPKLLAETADMIGVKELRDAFREFDTNGDGEISTSELREAMKKLLGQQVGHRDIEEIIRDVDLNGDGRVDFEEFVRMMSR, encoded by the exons ATGCTCAGAGCCCTGCAAACGCAAATGCCTTGGTATGGAAAATTAAAGCCAGTGCTGAAGCCCCCATTGCTGACATGTGTCAGTCATGTCGGTTGCAACATGATCTTCAGTGAGCAAGGAGGATGGTCTTGTGATGACTGCACTGGAGGAAGGCCTGGGTCCTACCCAGCCGCTCTCACAAGACAGCAGTTACCACGG GACAGAGAACTGCGTCCAGAAGAAATTGAAG AATTAAGAGAAGCCTTTAAGGAGTTTGATAAAGACAAGGATGGGTTTATTAACTGCAGAGACCTGGGGAACTGCATGCGAACCATGGGCTACATGCCTACTGAGATGGAGCTAATAGAGCTCTCCCAGCAGATCAACATGAACT TGGGTGGCCATGTGGATTTTGAAGATTTTGTTGAGCTGATGGGACCAAAGCTGCTAGCAGAAACTGCAGACATGATTGGTGTAAAAGAGCTCCGCGATGCCTTCAGAGAG TTTGACACCAATGGTGATGGGGAGATCAGCACCAGTGAGCTGCGAGAAGCCATGAAGAAGCTTCTAGGGCAGCAGGTGGGCCATCGGGACATTGAAGAGATCATCCGGGACGTAGATCTGAATGGAGATGGGCGTGTTGATTTTGAAG AGTTTGTTCGCATGATGTCCCGTTGA
- the MLEC gene encoding malectin, with amino-acid sequence MVGAGARGAPPPLLLLLLPPLLLLLPLLRGAAGGLADSVVWAVNAGGDAHVDVNGIHFRKDPLEGRVGRASDYGMKLPILRSNAEDQILYQTERYNEETFGYEVPIKEEGDYVLVLKFAEVYFAQSQQKVFDVRLNGHVVVKDLDIFDRVGHSTAHDEIIPMSIKKGKLSVQGEVSTFTGKLHIEFVKGYYDNPKICALYILQGTVEDVPKLQPHPGLEKKEEDDDEDEYDDGSSVKKQANKNRVQSGPRTPNPYASDNSSLMFPILVAFGVFIPTLFCLCRL; translated from the exons ATGGTGGGCGCCGGGGCGcgcggggcgccgccgccgctactgctgctgctgctgccgcccttgctgctgctgctgccgctgctgcggggcgcggcgggcggcctCGCCGACAGCGTCGTCTGGGCCGTCAATGCGGGCGGCGATGCCCATGTGGACGTGAACGGCATCCACTTCCGCAAGGACCCGCTCGAGGGCCGCGTGGGCCGAG CTTCTGACTACGGTATGAAGCTGCCAATCTTGCGGTCCAATGCGGAAGATCAGATTCTGTACCAGACTGAGCGTTACAATGAGGAAACCTTTGGCTATGAAGTTCCCATCAAAGAGGAGGGTGACTATGTGCTGGTGTTGAAGTTTGCAGAGGTCTATTTTGCACAGTCTCAACAGAAG GTATTTGATGTTCGCTTGAATGGCCATGTGGTGGTGAAGGACTTGGACATTTTTGACAGAGTTGGACACAGCACAGCTCATGATGAGATCATTCCCATGAGTATCAAAAAGGGGAAACTGAGTGTTCAGGGGGAGGTTTCCACATTCACGGGGAAGCTCCACATTGAGTTTGTAAAG GGCTATTATGACAATCCGAAAATCTGTGCCCTATACATCCTGCAAGGAACAGTGGAAG ATGTTCCAAAGCTGCAGCCGCACCCAGGTctggagaaaaaagaggaagatgatgatgaagatgaaTATGATGATGGCTCCAGTGTTAAAAAACAGGCAAATAAGAACCGGGTTCAATCAGGCCCACGCACACCAAACCCTTATGCCTCGGACAACAGCAGCCTCATGTTTCCTATATTGGTGGCCTTTGGTGTCTTCATTCCTAccctcttctgcctctgccgATTGTGA
- the CABP1 gene encoding calcium-binding protein 1 isoform X4: MGNCVKSPLRNLSKKDRELRPEEIEELREAFKEFDKDKDGFINCRDLGNCMRTMGYMPTEMELIELSQQINMNLGGHVDFEDFVELMGPKLLAETADMIGVKELRDAFREFDTNGDGEISTSELREAMKKLLGQQVGHRDIEEIIRDVDLNGDGRVDFEEFVRMMSR, from the exons GACAGAGAACTGCGTCCAGAAGAAATTGAAG AATTAAGAGAAGCCTTTAAGGAGTTTGATAAAGACAAGGATGGGTTTATTAACTGCAGAGACCTGGGGAACTGCATGCGAACCATGGGCTACATGCCTACTGAGATGGAGCTAATAGAGCTCTCCCAGCAGATCAACATGAACT TGGGTGGCCATGTGGATTTTGAAGATTTTGTTGAGCTGATGGGACCAAAGCTGCTAGCAGAAACTGCAGACATGATTGGTGTAAAAGAGCTCCGCGATGCCTTCAGAGAG TTTGACACCAATGGTGATGGGGAGATCAGCACCAGTGAGCTGCGAGAAGCCATGAAGAAGCTTCTAGGGCAGCAGGTGGGCCATCGGGACATTGAAGAGATCATCCGGGACGTAGATCTGAATGGAGATGGGCGTGTTGATTTTGAAG AGTTTGTTCGCATGATGTCCCGTTGA